The Arachis ipaensis cultivar K30076 chromosome B07, Araip1.1, whole genome shotgun sequence genome includes a window with the following:
- the LOC107606293 gene encoding protein phosphatase 2C 77 yields MEEMSTTVAVPLTVGNSVCDKPTIATHMDVSRLKLMTDTGLLSNSVTAVSTETFIGSNEDHNGGNLEDEVGSTTVTPSKKGSEGEIPLDDMISQNKSTLVGGDEASTPEIEEDDTLSLEGDPIIDSSCSLSAASENSSICGDEFINSEANPDLGTRSSVDIGKSMCTVDAVARAADLGESNYEADIMSEPLNVAVSLEEAVVGSVTKPTTVVLHQLPLEKVVAGTGGRSVFELDCTPLWGFISLCGKRPEMEDAFATVPRFMKIPIEMLIGDRVIDGLNKSLSQQTIHFFGVYDGHGGSQVANYCRERMHLALAEEIELVKEGLIVGSSKDDCQDQWKKAFTNCFLKVDAEVGGKVNNEPVAPETVGSTAVVAAICSSHIIVSNCGDSRAVLCRGKEPMALSVDHKPNRDDEYARIEAAGGKVIQWNGHRVFGVLAMSRSIGDRYLKPWIIPEPEVTFLPRTKDDECLILASDGLWDVMTNEEVCDLARKRILLWHKKNGLTLPPERGEGVDPAAQAAAEYLSSRALQKGSKDNITVIVVDLKAQRKFKSKT; encoded by the exons ATGGAGGAGATGTCGACTACGGTTGCAGTGCCATTAACAGTAGGTAATTCGGTGTGTGATAAGCCAACCATAGCTACCCACATGGATGTATCTAGACTTAAGCTGATGACTGATACGGGGTTGTTAAGTAATTCTGTAACAGCGGTTTCTACTGAAACGTTTATAGGCTCTAATGAGGATCATAATGGTGGCAATCTTGAGGATGAAGTTGGTAGTACAACAGTCACACCATCAAAAAAGGGAAGTGAAGGAGAAATTCCTCTGGATGATATGATATCCCAGAATAAAAGCACTTTGGTTGGTGGTGATGAAGCTTCAACCCCAGAAATCGAGGAGGATGATACCTTATCATTGGAAGGTGATCCAATTATTGATAGCTCCTGTTCTCTTTCAGCAGCCAGTGAGAACAGTAGTATTTGTGGAGATGAGTTCATCAATTCGGAGGCCAATCCGGATTTAGGAACAAGAAGTTCCGTAGACATAGGGAAGAGCATGTGCACTGTTGATGCTGTTGCCAGGGCTGCTGATTTAGGGGAGTCCAATTATGAGGCAGATATTATGAGTGAACCCCTTAATGTAGCGGTGAGCCTTGAAGAGGCAGTAGTTGGATCTGTCACAAAGCCTACTACAGTTGTTCTTCATCAGCTACCTCTAGAAAAAGTGGTGGCTGGAACAGGTGGTCGAAGTGTTTTTGAATTGGACTGTACTCCGCTTTGGGGATTTATATCTTTGTGTGGAAAAAGACCCGAGATGGAAGACGCATTTGCAACAGTACCCCGATTCATGAAGATTCCTATTGAAATGCTAATTGGTGATAGGGTAATTGATGGACTGAATAAAAGTTTGAGTCAGCAAACAATTCATTTCTTTGGAGTCTATGATGGCCATGGTGGCTCTCAG GTGGCAAACTATTGTCGTGAGCGTATGCATTTGGCGTTGGCAGAGGAAATAGAATTAGTCAAGGAAGGTCTAATAGTTGGAAGTAGCAAGGATgattgtcaagaccaatggaaaAAAGCTTTCACCAATTGCTTTTTGAAGGTTGATGCTGAAGTTGGGGGAAAAGTTAACAATGAACCTGTTGCACCGGAGACTGTCGGATCAACTGCAGTTGTTGCTGCTATCTGTTCATCTCATATCATTGTTTCAAACTGTGGTGATTCAAGAGCAGTCTTGTGCCGTGGCAAAGAGCCCATGGCTTTATCCGTTGACCATAAA CCCAATCGAGATGATGAATATGCAAGAATTGAGGCAGCAGGAGGGAAGGTGATCCAGTGGAATGGTCATCGTGTATTTGGTGTCCTTGCAATGTCACGATCTATCG GTGATAGATATTTGAAGCCATGGATCATTCCGGAGCCGGAAGTTACGTTTCTTCCCCGGACGAAAGACGACGAATGCCTCATTCTGGCGAGTGATGGCCTGTGGGATGTCATGACGAATGAAGAGGTGTGCGACCTAGCTAGGAAGCGAATACTTCTCTGGCACAAGAAAAATGGCCTGACACTGCCACCAGAAAGGGGAGAGGGAGTTGATCCTGCAGCACAAGCGGCCGCAGAGTACCTATCGAGCCGCGCCTTACAGAAGGGAAGCAAAGATAACATCACAGTAATTGTGGTGGACTTAAAAGCTCAAAGAAAATTCAAGAGCAAGACATGA